Within Vicia villosa cultivar HV-30 ecotype Madison, WI linkage group LG1, Vvil1.0, whole genome shotgun sequence, the genomic segment aaatgCCACCAGAATGGACCTCATACGATTAAAATCAAAGaaattatgaattttcaaacttgtcgtgacatacccgaaaacacactttttattGAAAAACTCACAAcgctcttcaaaatgctgggcatTTTCAGTTCATAATTGATCGACAGCCCACACATATGAAATCTCGATAATAATGGCACGGAGTTGCAGTTAAAATTTCGAGTGAACCTGACAAGCGGATCATGAGATACGAATTTTTTACCTACGATTCAACACCATTTAATTTTCACCGTAAaaactcaagtaatttgcaaatttgccAACCTTCTTCATAGAATTGGTTTTTGATccaaacacaaaagttgtagagaatgtcGAAACAGTCTCAGCACCGCGAGAACCCAGCTCATAGCACCTTCCAGATAAGACTTATGAATTTCTTCATATTTTCATCGTATAAATCAAATTTCACGCCATATTTCCTTAAAACCATGATAACCCTTTATTATTCTTATTTCATTTTCGAACGATGAAATAAATGTCTTTTATAACTTatggctcaaataaagagggcaaatttttgggtgcaACATTCACacattcttcttgttttctttttcagatGATCTTTTATTTATAACTTCAGAAATTTTTCCGTTGTATTGATGCTGCAGAGAGCATTAAATGTTTGTGTGTCTCTTTTTTGCTTTGGTTGCATGTTTTCCCTTGTTTTTGTTTCTCCAACGAATTGCATGTGCTTTTTGATATAAAATCTGTCTTGGGAATTGTTCCATTTTGATTGCTTCAGCCGTCTTTTAATCATTGTGTTTTTGTAACGGTGTTTTATCTTGATTCAGCATATTGCATCTTTCTTTTCTTCAGCGGTTGATGCATTCAGAAGTTTCTCCTTTTGAACTTTTAGCAGCTTTTTTCTTTCATCGTTTGTTCAGCTTCTCATAATGTTCATGTTCTGATAGTACTTGTATTTAGCACATCTTTTGAAATGAGAAACTTACAATTAGAGTAtcatatttacttatacaaaatttatttaattgttatcatcaaaatactaagatatgattagaaccaaactatgttctaacacggTCTTCATACTAACATTtcgatgatatacttgacaagtttcaagatggtcatcttgctAATAATTAACAATTGGCTTTAATTTCtgtactttattatattgctctttgtATTCCTCGCTTtacgctttattttatcattcatcatgtttatgtttctgttattttctctttgtccatttggatgtattgtttatgtttccgctattttctttttgtccgtttggacgtattatttatgtttccaccattttccttttgtccatttgtaccatactctatttttgtgctaaaacattaataaacaacttaaaatgataaaaaaacacttaaggctctatggactattggttactatcccgatcATTTTTGAGACCTGGACcttgttggacttagtacctctggacatGTTATTCTGCCGTTATTCTGTCTGTTATTGTGTCTGGTATTGGGTGGTTGTCTGTTTGtctgtgcaggtatttcctcgaaagtccttgatggttaattccaagacaTTGTGTTAAGGAATTCGCCTATGCACatccgttactctgcccaattttcgtcagaattttataATGTGTTTCGAAGCTTGGTGCAAGTTGTGCTAATGATAATCAAGTTCATTTGGATCCCCAAGttgtaatgtgttggtttagtgttggtagtccaaaggatgaaAAATCTAcgttgactcttaatgtcaagtgttggcttcttatttcgatTAGACCGTTCTTtcccttagcttttattttacactttaggatagtcccttcatctcttccccttcttagattttcaaaatcttctccctttttccaaaatcttcttttgttggaaaacctcttttaaaatatttctttaaaaaatatctttggcccttagtggctttctttcaaaagtttagacacgattaattgttgtagtgagttacgataccccacgattttgatattgattgatatgatggaatcttttccacgtgagagagctagtggcatacttgttgattttatccaagttggagcccttttttcatttgtgatgcaaagaatccatcTGTTCTGATGTTTAAGATTAATTGTTGAGTATTCTCTcctacgatgataaagtgtttattcctttttaaaCATCTTcctttttaagtggaactacattagctctgacttctccattgcaccgaggaggtatgtaggcacaagatgtaatgtcttgtcgagcttattttaaaataaaacaaaccattTTCTTTCGCACACAATATCCtttaaacacagattttcaaaaaggatcCTGTGGACtaccacatatatgaggggtgcttaaaaccttccccttgtataatcaacacccgtacctaagatctctttttgttttaaaaacaaactttgaattttatttcgttcttttcctatttcctttggaaacaataaagcgtgatggtgactttcactgaaataatgagtcaagtcaaccaatggctttgatctcagatttgttagaacaagatttgttctgatcaatattcttagttttgatgataacaagcatatgaattttgtatgagataatgtggtactctaatactatgcaatttccattttaggaattatataaagagtatgcacaaaatcagcgcaagaagcactgactcagaaggttcagcatgcaacatcagaacatggtctggcaagacatcagaagatggtcaagcagaatcagaacatgggtctatggaagcatcagaagaacttgagatcagaagcagaagcactgaagttctcatggtatcacgctcagaagcacttcaaggttagaagacaagaagatgctctgcaccaagctgtttgactctgatgatattcaaacgttgtttacacaaacatcagatcagaagcaagtacaagatggcaggctacgctgactgacaaaaggaacgttagaagctattaaaggcaacgtcagtagacacagcgaaagcaaggctcgaggtagttgacaaaagagtgaaacattaaatgcaatgttgtacggaatacgcaaagcattaaatgctcccaacggtcatcttctcaagcgcctataaatatgaagttctgatgagaagctacgttacgaattctgaatacaacacttgcgcattatacagatccgctgtcaaattcaaaagctctcaaacttcatcatcaaactcactacattgctgttgtaatatcttagtgagatttaggCTTAAACTTAAGataaaatcacagttgtgataatagctttataagaagcattgtaactcttaaaagaatttgtttacattaagttgtaagaactagagtgaacaggttgttgatcagtatactctagaaactcttagaaggtatctaagcagattgttcctagagtgatcaagttgtgatcagtatactccaGAAGACTTAGcggttggctaagtggaaaaccattgtaatctcgtgtgattagtggattaaatcctcaggtgaggtaaatcactccaagggggtggactgaagtagtttagttaacaattaaccgggataaaaatcattgtgaaaatagtttttatcttacaagttttaaagctacacttattcaaacccccccccccctttctaagtgtttttctatccttcaagatttTCCCCGCCACACAAGTATACTAGCTATTTCAACATTAAGACATTATGGCATCAATAACAATATTGGCATCGTCAACAATAATATTAGCATCTCAACAACAATGGCATCATATATCAAAAACAATGGCATCATCAACACAATGACATCAACAACAATGgaatcatcaacaacaatggcATCATCATCAACACAATGGCATCATCAACAACGAATGCATCATCAACACAAtggcatcatcaacaacaataaatacataaacaACAACACCATCGGAAGTGGTGTATTTATGATCATAAACACAAGCACAATGGAAAAACATAGTCATAAagcatatcatcatcatcatcaaaataaaCATATTGGAAATGAAGTTTACTAACTTTTACATACTGGAAACGTGATGAATAAGTAATAAAATGTTGAAAGATTCTTTGTCTTCTTCTTCGACGGTGCGTAAGGTAAGAACGATGAAGTTGGTGTCGTCTTCCACCTCGACAGTATGTAAGCCTAGAACGATGAAGTTCGATGAAAAGGGTGTTGTTGGctgcaaatgatgttgtttcGTTAGGGTTGAAAACGGTGTTGCTACATTAGTGTTGAAAATGGTTTTTTTCGTTAGGGTTGAAAATGGCGTTATTTTGCCAGGGATGAAAATGGTGTTATTTCATAAGGGATGAAAATTCAACTGAAGAGACAAGCTAGCTAGTTGTGTTTTCTTTAAATGAATAAGTCGTTCTATCACGGTATTATACaacaaccgttgtgatatatggaagacttaataaaaatttattaaaaaaaagtcaggtttaatcatttaaaaattttaaaaataaaaaatatatcacaACAACGATTTGATTAAAAAACTGTGGTGatatatgattgattttaatgtgatcttataaaaaaaaaacgttaggttttagacatttaaaatttaaaaaaatatatcaaaatggTTGGTTAAACAACTATGATGATATCacttttttttatctaaaaataaataaaaaagataggGGCATCTAACAAGTCTCTATTCTCATTAACAAAAATATGtaattaacaatttattttatctGAACCTCATTGACCACTCTCACTAATAgtcaacaaaataaatattattaaccaTCTATTTTACATAATGCACTGCTTGCTTATATGCAATTATTTAAAACCAGTGATTAATACTTTGCAATTTGTTGGTTAGCAAAGTATATAAAATGATTAATATGTTATAGATAAAATAAGTGgttaatattatataatttatatgattAATGAAGTAATCAAGTTGGTTAATgaaacaatttaataattttgttacAAATTAattctttatatttctttaaaaaattcttttgatataaaactataaattttttgttttaaaaacattgcaaaaatatttaaaaaaaattacggtATAAATAAAGTGTACTAATGATGTCAAATTTTGATGTTAAAAGTTGTGTTAGAAGGATGGCCAATAAGTTCCTATAAAATTGCTCGAGCAACCATCAAATATAGTAAGAATTCCTGCTCAAACAAAAGCCAATCAATGAGTTTACCTAATATAACATAATCAATACTCTATCAAGCAACCTTCTCAACCTCAAACTACAAACTTCTTGTACATATATAATGTTATTTTGACTAGTCTCTTAATTTCTTAGTATATGTTTTACATATATACTCCCTCAATTTCTCTCAATGGCCTTAAGAAATGCTTCTTCCATGACTCCTTCCCACACAAACCAACGCATGTGCATGTGCTCGCCAACCAATCATCCTGGCTCGTTCAGGTGTAGCAAGCACAAGAAGTCTCCGCGTGTTGTGGTGGTTGTGCCGACATCTTCTACCTCTTCCAAGCCGGATAATCATAATTTGGATCGCTCGCCGATAGCCATATCCGCCAAGGCGAAATACTCGTTGAAGGCAATTGTCCTCCAAATAATTAAGGATCATTCTAAAAATGATCTTTATATGTCGGAGACATTCCAAACAAAGCCTACTCCAACGTGCATGTGCTCGCCGACCAATCATCCTGGCTCGTTCCGGTGTAGCAAGCACAAGAAGTCGCCGAGTGTTGTGGTGACACCGCCATTATCTTCTTCTACCTCCTCCAAGTCGGATTATCCTAATTTGGACCGCTCGTGGATGACCATATCTCTCAAGGAGAATATCTCGTTAAAGGCATTTCGACTCCGAATAATTAAGCATCAATCTAAACATTATCTTCATAGGAGGAAGATATTCCAACCAAAACCTACTCGCTTTTCGGTAATGAACCGCATTGCAGTTTCTTGACCGATAGGAGTATGGTTCTTTTATGGCAAGCTCTCAAATCTCTTCCATACATTTCCCAATCCCATAATGTAGAAGAGTAGTCACTTCCAAATGATCCAATTTTTCCATTTTCTCTTGGAGGGAGAAAGATGAGAAGACCTTATGGATTTGAGGTACGAGGATTTATTAGATATCTTGGCATGAGGTTTTAGATGTGTGTGGAATAGATGAAATGACATATAAATCATGTTTGATTGTAAGTTTGTAATGGAAGAAATATTTTAGGTTTTGTTTAAACATGATATAATACAAATACTTTTGGTCACGTTATTTCTCATTTTATGTTTCTTTATAACTTATGGTACAATTGCACTAGACTTTAAATGATTATTTAGTTACAATTAAACCCAAAGAAATATTTTATGCTGCATGTTATTGACATGGAAGTTTAAGACCAAATTAAAAGTCAAATAATTATAAAGTATTAAAATATAACTATCATATTttactttaaatttattttttgattttattggagaatttaaaagttaaattttttttttctaaatgagTTTGCCTAGTAGAAGTgtctattttattatattcaaaattatttatttatttattattctaattgattttacttaatatatttttcattcgattataaaattttcaattcttTTTATCTTTATCGTCGGACTAAAAAattcaactattttttttattttttaagttttctaatttttaaatttgaaaatctaagttaataat encodes:
- the LOC131603725 gene encoding uncharacterized protein LOC131603725, which encodes MALRNASSMTPSHTNQRMCMCSPTNHPGSFRCSKHKKSPRVVVVVPTSSTSSKPDNHNLDRSPIAISAKAKYSLKAIVLQIIKDHSKNDLYMSETFQTKPTPTCMCSPTNHPGSFRCSKHKKSPSVVVTPPLSSSTSSKSDYPNLDRSWMTISLKENISLKAFRLRIIKHQSKHYLHRRKIFQPKPTRFSVMNRIAVS